In a single window of the Streptomyces sp. NBC_00285 genome:
- a CDS encoding NUDIX domain-containing protein produces the protein MDELVERVDGQDRVLGVTVSRRQAIREGWLHRVAVTVCRDERGRILVHRRSEQLSRFPGLYEVVVGGAVDVGESYEQAAARELAEELGTRVLPRLLFTFLNRSGLSPHWLGVHEAVLPDTVVPDPDEVAWHGWLTEPELRSALLDWRFTPDSHEAFSRYLAFRTAQS, from the coding sequence CGACGGTCAAGACCGCGTGCTGGGGGTGACGGTCAGCCGCCGGCAGGCCATCCGGGAGGGTTGGCTGCACCGGGTCGCCGTGACGGTGTGCCGTGATGAGCGTGGGCGGATCCTCGTCCACCGGCGGTCGGAGCAGTTGTCGCGCTTCCCCGGGCTCTACGAGGTCGTGGTCGGTGGCGCCGTGGATGTCGGCGAGTCCTATGAACAGGCCGCCGCGCGGGAGCTGGCCGAAGAGCTGGGCACTCGCGTGCTGCCGCGCTTGCTGTTCACGTTCCTCAACCGCAGCGGTTTGAGCCCTCACTGGCTCGGCGTGCACGAAGCCGTGCTACCGGACACCGTGGTTCCCGATCCTGACGAGGTCGCCTGGCATGGCTGGCTGACCGAGCCGGAACTGCGGTCGGCCCTGCTGGACTGGCGCTTCACCCCCGACAGCCACGAAGCCTTCAGCCGGTATCTCGCATTCCGGACCGCGCAGTCCTGA